Proteins encoded together in one Impatiens glandulifera chromosome 1, dImpGla2.1, whole genome shotgun sequence window:
- the LOC124920183 gene encoding 1,4-alpha-glucan-branching enzyme 2-2, chloroplastic/amyloplastic-like: MAYTLPGGTRLNSAPFLCNSSSRASSIGDSKRNGVSFLLKKHSSGKFWCGSNSSSFIVAASGKVLVPGGSSDESSPLKDQLEATFPVSGDPQISHDDINGTELEDREYKLAEVGYAQTGSGISKLDRNVESTSEMSTPFDEDISNEGEVIKRRCIPEPGTGKGIYAIDPYLKSHRQHLDYRYTQYKKMREAIDRHEGGLAAFASGYEHFGFTRSDTGITFREWAPGAKSAALIGDFNNWNPDANIMTKNDFGVWEVFLPNNSDGLPAILHGSRVKIRMDTLTGIKDSIPAWIKYSVQAPGEIPYNGIYYDPPEEEKYIFKHPRPNKPKSLRIYESHIGMSSTEPVINTYANFRDEVLPRIKKLGYNAVQIMAVQEHSYYASFGYHVTNFFAPSSRCGTPEDLKSMIDRAHELGLVVLMDLVHSHASNNTLDGLNMFDGTDGHYFHSGSRGHHWMWDSRLFNYGEWEVARYLLSNARWWLEEYKFDGFRFDGVTSMMYTHHGLQVVFTGNYNEYFGFATDIDAVVYLMLVNDLIHGLFPEAITIGEDVSGMPAFCVPVQDGGIGFDYRLHMAIADKWIELLKKMDEDWKVGDIVYTLTNRRWLEKCVSYAESHDQALVGDKTIAFWLMDKDMYDFMALNKPSTPSIDRGIALHKMIRLITMGLGGEGYLNFMGNEFGHPEWIDFPRGDQKLSSGKIIPGNNNSFDKCRRRFDLGDANYLRYHGLQEFDQAMQHLEEAYGFMTSEHQYISRKDEDDKIVVFERGNLVFVFNFHWTNSYSDYRIGCLKSGKYKIVLDSDSTLFGGFNRLNNQAEYFTSEEWHDNRPRSFQIYTPSRTAVVYALTVDSPNPPPK, encoded by the exons ATGGCTTACACCTTACCAGGAGGAACTCGGTTGAACTCGGCTCCATTTCTTTGTAACTCATCGTCAAGAGCGAGCTCAATCGGAGATTCAAAACGAAATGGTGTATCGTTCTTATTGAAGAAACATTCATCCG GTAAGTTTTGGTGTGGTTCTAACTCCTCATCTTTCATAGTTGCTGCATCTGGAAAAGTCCTAGTTCCTGGTGGAAGTAGTGATGAATCATCACCATTAAAGGATCAGTTGGAAGCCACTTTTCCTGTGTCAGGAGATC CTCAGATTTCACATGATGACATCAATGGCACGGAATTGGAAGATCGTGAATACAAGTTGGCTGAAGTTGGTTATGCACAAACTGGCAGTGGGATTAGTAAACTTGACAGAAATGTTGAGTCTACCTCTGAAATGTCTACTCCATTTGATGAGGATATAAGCAATGAAGGGGAAGTAATTAAGAGAAGGTGCATTCCAGAACCTGGTACCGGTAAAGGGATTTATGCTATAGACCCATATTTGAAGAGTCACCGCCAACATCTTGATTATAG ATATACACAATACAAAAAAATGCGTGAAGCAATTGATAGGCATGAAGGGGGTTTAGCAGCATTTGCATCTGGATATGAACATTTTGGTTTCACCCGCAG TGATACAGGCATTACATTTAGAGAGTGGGCACCAGGAGCTAAG TCTGCAGCACTAATTGGAGATTTCAACAATTGGAATCCTGATGCAAATATCATGACTAAG AATGATTTTGGTGTCTGGGAGGTGTTTCTGCCAAATAATTCTGATGGCTTGCCAGCAATTCTCCATGGATCCAGAGTGAAG ATTCGGATGGATACTCTTACGGGTATCAAAGACTCTATACCTGCTTGGATCAAATACTCTGTTCAGGCACCTGGAGAGATTCCCTATAATGGTATATACTATGATCCCCCAGAAGAG GAGAAATATATCTTTAAGCATCCTCGACCAAACAAGCCAAAGTCACTAAGGATTTATGAGTCACACATTGGAATGAGTAGCACG GAACCAGTAATAAACACATATGCCAACTTTAGAGATGAGGTGCTCCCTCGTATTAAGAAGCTTGGTTATAATGCTGTCCAGATTATGGCCGTTCAAGAGCACTCATACTATGCTAGTTTTGG GTATCATGTTACTAATTTCTTTGCTCCCTCGAGTCGTTGTGGAACTCCTGAGGATCTCAAATCTATGATAGATAGGGCTCACGAGCTTGGTCTTGTTGTTCTCATGGATTTAGTTCACAG TCATGCATCAAATAATACATTAGATGGGCTGAACATGTTTGACGGAACTGATGGCCACTACTTTCATTCTGGATCTCGTGGTCACCACTGGATGTGGGATTCTCGTCTTTTCAACTATGGAGAATGGGAA GTAGCAAGGTATCTTCTTTCAAATGCTAGATGGTGGTTGGAGGAATATAAGTTTGATGGTTTCAGGTTTGATGGCGTGACTTCAATGATGTACACACATCATGGGTTGCAG gTTGTATTCACAGGAAACTACAACGAGTACTTCGGCTTTGCAACTGACATTGATGCAGTGGTTTATTTGATGCTGGTTAATGATCTCATTCACGGGCTCTTCCCTGAAGCTATTACAATTGGTGAAGAT GTAAGTGGAATGCCAGCATTCTGTGTTCCTGTTCAAGATGGTGGCATTGGATTTGACTATCGCTTGCATATGGCCATAGCTGATAAATGGATAGAGCTTCTCAA GAAAATGGATGAGGATTGGAAAGTTGGTGACATTGTTTACACACTAACCAATAGAAGATGGTTGGAAAAATGTGTTTCTTATGCTGAAAGCCATGATCAGGCGTTAGTGGGGGACAAGACCATTGCATTTTGGTTAATGGACAAG GACATGTATGACTTCATGGCTTTGAATAAACCGTCTACCCCTTCAATAGATCGGGGAATAGCATTGCATAAGATGATTCGTCTCATTACCATGGGATTAGGCGGAGAAGGTTATCTGAATTTCATGGGAAATGAATTTGGTCATCCTG AGTGGATAGATTTTCCCAGGGGCGATCAAAAGCTTTCCAGTGGCAAGATTATCCCTGGAAATAACAACAGTTTTGATAAATGCCGACGCAGATTTGATCTT GGAGATGCAAATTATTTGCGATATCATGGACTGCAAGAATTTGACCAAGCCATGCAGCACCTTGAAGAAGCTTATGGT TTCATGACATCAGAACACCAATATATATCAAGGAAGGATGAAGATGATAAGATTGTTGTCTTTGAAAGAGGGAACTTGGTTTTTGTCTTCAATTTTCACTGGACCAACAGCTATTCAGATTATCGAATTGGTTGCTTGAAGTCAGGAAAATATAAG ATTGTCTTGGACTCGGATAGTACCCTGTTTGGTGGCTTCAACAGACTTAATAATCAAGCAGAGTACTTCACCTCG GAAGAATGGCACGACAACCGCCCTCGATCTTTCCAAATATACACGCCTTCTAGAACAGCTGTTGTCTATGCTTTGACAGTAGATTCACCAAATCCACCGCCTAAGTAA